The segment TTGCCAAACCGTTCACGCATACGGAACCGTACGCGCAATTCGCGCGTCATGCGGTTAAAGGCATCCGCCAGCCGGGCAAAATCGCCCTTGCCCTTGAAATCAAGGCTTGTATCGAGCTTGCCTGACTGCACGCTGTTCAACGCATTGGTCGTATCGCGAACAGCTTTGACCACCGCCTGCGCCAGATAGTAGGCAAAGGAAATGCCGATCACCACCGCAGCCAGCATCATGATAAATTCGGCCTGGATCAGAAAATCTTCGCGCTCCGAGACATTTTCGACTGTTTCGCTGGAATATTTTTCCAGCAGCAAAATCTCGCTGCGCAGATCAAGCACAATGTTGCGATGAATACCGCGGACAAGATTTTCCTGACGCTGCGCGTCATCAAGGTCGCCTTCACGCACCCGGCTCAGTAACCTTTCAACGCCCAGATTGAACTGGGCGGCAATATCGGCGAATTCGCGCATACGAACATCAAGATCAAGCAATACACCTTGTTCGAAATGGCCCGATGCCTGTGCCCGGCCAAGTGCTGCCGAGGTAAAGGCCTTGCGAAAGGCCTGCTCGATCTGGGTTTGCTTGGCATCAATCTCGATTTCGATACCACTTAACAGGGGAGCATCCGGGCCTTCATTTTCGACAACACGCATGTAACGGTCGATCAGCGAAATCTGTTCAAGCTGACGGGAACGAACATCGGAAAGCGCATCCTTGACCGGCGTCACATAGCGCGACACTGCTTCAAGATCGCCATTAATTCCAAGTGACTGGATAACGGAGAACCCGGTAGCCACAACAAGCCACACGACAAAAAAGGCCGCGACACCCAGGAACTTCGCCCGAACGGTCCTTAGCATGCCGGTCCTGATCCTCCGAAAAACGTAGCTGAAAATGCCACCGAATACACAACGGCAATAGGTGCCATATCGTGACGGTCGCCCCGGGTAACAACCTTGGCAATCATATGCAACTGATTAAAAATGCTACCTGATCAGGGATCAGCGGTCAAAACGCAATCAATTGAGCGTACACGAAAAATCCCGGGCAGCCGCACCGCCCTTGATCCAGCGCCTGATATCGCCGATCACCGTTGGTCCGTTCAGGTCACGCAGCAACATGTGGTAGCCATCAGGAAACAGGCAAACCACACTCCGGTCCGGGTTTGATGCCCTGATGTCCTTCGCAATTGCACCAGTCGCCTCTGGTGGAATCACCTGATCCTGTTCGCCGGACAATAAAAGCGTTGGAATATCAATTTCTCCTGCCCGCTGATGAGCCAAATCCATCAAATCAGCCAAACCGGCAACCATATCAACCCGTGCCGATTTCATCATATGCGGATCACGTGACAGACGACGGAGCATTTCAATATTGTCCGAGGGCCAGATATCAAGTCCCTGCCCAGACAGGGGCAACCAAGGCAAACTGTGTGAGATGACAGAAAGCGGTGCGGTCTGATACCACGGCATCATGTCGCGGTTCCATACTGCCGGAGCCACCAGAATAACCCCGTCCATCCACCAGGGCCGCGATGCCGCCGTCACAATTGCAACCGCACCGCCCATTGAGTCCCCCATCAGATAGACCGGTCGACCCGGATATTGCGTACGCAGTGTGACCAGCATGTCAGCCGCATCATTGACGAGGCTTTGTATTCCCGACCAGAAAGGTCGCGTCGCAGTGCGCCCAAAGCCGCGCTGGTCATAAGCAAAAAGCGCAATATTATCAGACGCCAGCGTCGTTCCGGCTTCGTCAAATGCATTGGCGTAATCGCCAAATCCGTGCAGGCCAAGGATCACCGCATCCGGATCGCCAACCGGGCCCCAATGCTGCAAGGGTAACGATTCCCCGTCAGATGCAATGAACGCATTTTGGGTAATTTTAACGCTGCCAACCGGATCACCGGCAGGAATGACAGTCGGAGCGCAAGCCACCAGAAAAAACGAGAACCCGAGCCCGACAAACCGCAACAATGTTTTTGACATGTGGTTAATTGCTGCTCCCGAAGTCATTCTGGTTTGCGTTTGAAAGCCAAGTTAAGGGGAAAAAACAAAACCCTGCAAGAAACTTGCAGGGTTTTGAATGGTCTGGCAACTGCCTGAAAAATCAGGCAGCCTTACCCGCACGGGCCTTGTCATTATCGCGTGTCAGCATCAGGAAGATATCTTCAAGATCGCCTTCCTCGGTCGACAGGTCGGTAATTGCGAGACCGCAACCCTGAATGGCGTTAAGGATTTCAGCCATCTGGGTATTGCTGGGCCGGTAATTCAGCGCGATCTGGTTTGCGGCCTTAAGCTCCGCCCCCCAAGGGGTGAGTTCCTCGGGCACGGCATTGAGTTCGTTTTTAACTGTGAGAACCAGCGTTTTGTGGTCGATCCGGCGCAGAAGACTGCGTTTGTCTTCATGGGCAATCACATTGCCCTTATTGATGATCGCAATCTCGTCACACAGCTCTTCGGCTTCTTCAAGATAATGCGTGGTCAGAACAATCGTAACACCTGCCTTGTTCAGTTCCTTCACATAAGCCCAAAGCTGTTGACGCAGTTCGATATCGACCCCGGCAGTTGGTTCATCTAGCACCAGAACCGGCGGCATATGGACCATCGCCTTGCCGACCAGAAGACGCCGACGCATCCCACCCGAAAGCGAGCGGGAATAGGAATCGGCCTTATCTGACAGGCCAAGAGCGGCAAGAATCTCGTCCGTACGCCGCTCCGGTTTGGGGACACCATACAGGCCGGCCTGCAATTCCATCGCCTGACGCGGCGTGAAAAATGCGTCCAGATTAAGTTCCTGTGGCACGATCCCGATAGAACACCGCGCAGCGCGCATTTCGGTTTCGATATCATGGCCCCAGATTTTTGCCGTACCGCTTGTCTTGGTGACAAGACCGGCCAGAATATTGATAAATGTGGACTTTCCGGCGCCATTCGGACCAAGAAGGGCGAAAAATGAACCGCGTGGAATTTTCAACGACACGTTATCCAGTGCCAGTTTTTCGCCGTTCGCACCCTTGTAGAGCTTGGTCAGCCCTTCGACTTCGATGGCGTAGTCGGGCATTGCAGTCATGAATGCGTGATCTCCGCTCTTTTCCGCGTGGCTTGTTTGCGCTAAGACCATGCGGAAGTGTTGATTGAATATGCGCAATCGGTATCATCCCCATCAAAGCGGGGTCAATGGCTCTTGGCCCTGCTTCAGGTCGATGATCAACCGATGGTAACACCTATGCCTGTGCTAACTGGGAAGCTGGATATATGAAGATCACCGAAGAAATCAAAGTCGGCAGCCTCAATGTTGCCTGTGACGGCGGCAAAGGCCACCTTGGCCATCCCACCGTTTACCTCAATCTTGAGGAAAAGGGCGAGGTGGTCTGCCCTTATTGCTCGAAGAAATATATTTTCGACAAATCCCAGGCCGAGCACGCAGCCCATTAATCCGTTTTGCCCGGCCACGGGTAGAAGGAACCAGCGTTAAGGCTGCCAATCCCGTTAACACCGGCGGCTTCTCGCTGATCAAATGACTGTCGCATGTCTTTGCCGTCGCGGCACCGTTCGCGGCCCATCCACGGGGAAATCCTATGACGTCTGCACCAACCGCGCTTAACAGCTATCGTGCCCTTCCGGATCCGGATGGACATTTCGGCAATTTCGGGGGCCGCTTTGTCGCCGAAACCCTGATGCCGCTGATTCTCGAGCTGGAGCAGGCCTACAAGGATGCCAAGAAAGACCCGGCGTTTCAGAAAGAACTCGATTATTACCTGAAACACTATGTCGGTCGCGCAAACCCGCTTTATTACGCCGAACGCCTGACCGAACATCTGGGCGGTGCCAAGATTTATTTCAAGCGCGAGGACCTGAACCATACCGGCGCGCACAAGATCAACAACTGTATTGGCCAAATCCTTCTGGCCAAGCGCATGGGCAAAACCCGTATCATTGCCGAAACCGGTGCCGGCCAGCACGGTGTGGCAACGGCCACAGTTTGCGCGCGCTTTGGCCTGCCCTGCACGGTTTACATGGGCTCGAAGGATATCGAGCGCCAGTCGCCAAATGTCTTCCGCATGCGGCTTCTGGGGGCCGAGGTCAAACCGGTCAAATCCGGTTCCTGCTCGCTTAAAGATGCGATGAACGAAGCCCTTCGGGACTGGGTCACCAATGTCGAAGATACTTTCTACATCATTGGTACCGCTGCGGGTCCACACCCCTATCCGGAACTGGTCCGCGATTTCCAGTGCGTGATCGGCAACGAAGCCAAAGAACAGATCCTTGAACAGGAAGGCAGACTTCCCGATCAGGTAATTGCGGCCGTCGGTGGCGGCTCAAACGCGATCGGCCTGTTCCACCCGTTCCTGGATGACAAGGATATCGAAGTTGTCGGTGTCGAGGCAGCAGGTCACGGCATTCATACCGGAAAGCATGCCGCCAGCCTGAGTGCAGGCAAGCCGGGCGTTTTGCACGGAAACCGCACCTATCTGTTGATGGATGACGATGGCCAGATCAAGGAAGCCGATTCGATTTCTGCCGGTCTGGATTATCCGGGTATCGGCCCCGAACATAGCTGGCTCAAGGATATCGGGCGCGCCCGGTACGAGCCGATTGGAGACAAAGAGGCGCTTGAGGCCTTTAAGCTCTGTTCCGAACTCGAAGGCATCATTCCGGCGCTGGAATGCAGCCATGCCATCGCTCAGGTGATGAAAGAAGCACCGAAAATGGGCAAGGACAAGATCATCCTCATGTGTCTGAGCGGCCGGGGTGACAAGGACATCTTTACCGTGGCCGAAGCACTGGGAGTAGAACTGTGAGCGACGCAATCATCGGCGGCCAGGACCGCATTGCCAAACGTTTCGCCAAGCTCAGGGAAGAAGGTCGTGCCGGTCTGGTGACCTTTATCACCGCAGGTGACCCGGACCCTGAAGCCTCGTTTGAAATCCTCAAAGCCCTGCCCGAAGCCGGTGCGGATGTGATCGAACTTGGTATGCCATTTACCGATCCGATGGCCGATGGCCCGGCCATTCAGGAAGCATCAATCCGTGCATTGGCAGCCGGCATGCATATGCGCAAGACCCTGTCGCTGGTTCGCGGTTTCCGCGACCAGGATCACGAAACGCCGATCATTCTGATGGGTTATTACAACCCGATCTATATCTATGGCGTTGCCGAATTCCTTGAAGATGCACGCAATGCAGGGGTTGATGGCCTGATTGTCGTCGATCTGCCGCCCGAAGAAGATGCCGAACTTTGCGTCCCGACCGTGGAAAAAGGTTTGTCCTTCATTCGACTGACAACCCCGACATCCGATGACAAACGCCTGCCGAAACTCGTTCAGAATACATCAGGCTTTGTTTATTATGTCTCGGTTGCTGGTGTTACAGGTGCCGGTTCGGCAACCAATGACCAGATTGTCGAAGCCATGGCACGCCTCCGTCGCCATACGGATTTGCCGATTGCCGTTGGTTTCGGTATCAAGAACGCGACCCAGGCCGCAGAAGTTGCCCGGCAGGCTGATGCTGCTGTGGTCGGGTCGGCAATCGTATCAAAAATTGCCGAAAGTCTTGACGAAAACGGCAAGGCCACCGATAAGACCGCCTCTATGGTCACAGGCCTTGTTCGCGAACTTGCAGACGGGGTACGCAACGCGCGCAACTAATGCTGTGCGTTGCTGTGAAATGACCGATATAGGCAAAACCAAGGATCAGTATCCGATATGTCGTGGCTGACAGAATTCGTCCGTCCCAAGATTCAGAAACTTGTTCGCCGCACCGATGTGCCCGAAAATCTCTGGCATAAGTGCCCGTCGTGCGAACAGATGATCTTCCACCGTGACCTGGCAAAGAACAAACATGTTTGCCAGCATTGCGGCCATCATATGCGCATTTCAGCCAAGGACCGTCTTGAACTCCTGTTCGATGAGGGCAAATATCAGCTCATAGAACTGCCGAGCGTTCCGGTCGATCCGCTGAAATTCCGCGACCAGAAAAAATACACCGACCGCCTGAAAGCAGCACAGGCCAAGGCAACCTACAAAGATGCCCTGGCTGTTGCGCATGGCGATGTCGGCGGTCATGCAACCGTCGTTGCGGTCTTCGATTTTTCCTTCATGGGCGGATCGATGGGCACCGCCGTTGGCGAAGGCATCGTTGCCGCGGCCGAGCTCGCAACGGTTCAGGATGCGGCCCTTATCATCGTTCCGGCGTCGGGCGGTGCACGTATGCAGGAAGGCATTCTAAGCCTGATGCAAATGGCGCGCACCACGGCCGCGATCGAGAAGGTCAAGGAAAAGGGTCTGCCCTATTTCGTCCTTCTAACCGATCCGACCACCGGTGGTGTTTCGGCATCCTTCGCCATGCTGGGTGATATCCAGATTGCCGAGCCGGGTGCACAGATCGGTTTTGCCGGTCGTCGCGTGATTGAAAATACCATTCGTGAAAAACTTCCCGATGATTTCCAGACAGCCGAATATCTTCTGGAACACGGGATGGTCGATATGGTCGTACCGCGCGGTGAACTGAATGAAACCATCGGTCACCTGATCGATATGATCCGCCGCACCAAGCCGGGTGCCGCGATCGTTCCGATCAAGGATGCGAAGAAGAAACCCGCGAAAAAGGCCGAGACCGAAGGTGACAACGCCAAGAAGTGACGCGATTCTTGCGCGTCTGGGCCAGCTTCATCCAAAAGTGATCGATCTTTCATTGGGTCGGATTACCCGCTTGCTCGCCAAGCTGGGTAATCCGCACCTGAATTTGCCACCCGTCATTCATCTGGCCGGAACCAATGGCAAGGGATCGACATTGGCCTACCTGCGTGCCATCTATGAGGCTGCGGGTCTTCGTGTTCATACATCGACTTCCCCCCATCTTGTTCGCTTTCACGAACGCATACGTCTGGCCGGTGAACTGATCACCGAAGACGTGCTGTGCGACCTTCTTGAAGAAGTCGAAGCAATCAATGACGGCGAACAGATAACATTTTTTGAAATCACCCAGGCAGCAGCTTTTCTGGCCTATTCACGGGTTCCGGCAGACGTTGTCCTGCTTGAAACCGGTCTTGGCGGGCGGGTTGATGCATCAAACGTGATTGATAAACCGGCTCTGACCGTTATTACACCAATCTCGCTTGATCATCAGGGCTTCCTTGGCGATACCATTGCCAAGATCGCCTTTGAAAAGGCCGGGATCATGAAGCCGGGTGTACCGTGTGTGCTTGCACCTCAAAGCCTTGAGGCCTTTGATACGCTTGCCCGCCACGCCAACGATATCGGCAGCTCCCTGATCACGAATTTCGGCATCACCGCCGAACGCGAGGACGGCTTTACGCTTCGCATTACCGAAGAAGAATTTGATTTGCCTTTGCCTGCCTTGCCGGGGCGCCATCAATTTATCAATGCCGCGACCGCCATTACCGCTGCACGCTACGCCGGTATTCCCGATGTCGCAGGGCCGGATTTGGCAATAGTAGCGCGTGGGATCAGCCAAGCCAGCTGGCCCGCACGCCTTCAGAAGCTATTCACCGGACCACTTTGTGATGCTCTGCCTGAGGGGTGCGAGCTTATTCTGGATGGGGGACACAATATCGCAGCTGCCGAAGTCATCGCAGACTGGCTGTCCCGGCAGCCCAAAGGCGATACCGTCGCGATCATGGGAATGCTTGATAACAGGGACCCGGTCGCATTTCTCCAACCGCTGGCCCCTCATATCACATCATTTGCCGGCATTCCGATCCCGGGAGATCACGAAGTCCACAGCGCCGATACGTTGCGTGATGCTGCCGCCACGGCAGGAATCGCAAATGCATATGCCTGCGAAACCCTGGATGATGCGTTGGCCGTTCTGAAGAACGCTGTTGCAAAACCCAAAAGAGTTTTGATTTTGGGGTCGCTATATCTGGCAGGTGTTGTACTGGAAAATCACACCTGATCTGGCCCGTCTCGCGATCAGATTTCCGGTAAACGCACTTTATTGTTTACTGCTGACGAACTGCCGCCCCCCGTGCCACTGCCGTTTGATGATCCGTCATCATCCTTGCGCAGGCGAAGACTGCCAGCTTTGTGCACCTTGCGCCGGTCTCCGGCCACACCGGGCGGCAATCCGGCAGAGGCACCCTCTTTCGAAATCTGGTTCCTTACATGCTCCATCCGGTCATAACGATCTGCTTCGCGCCGAACAGTGCGACCGGTAACCCATGTGTAACCCAACACATAAAGCAGAAATCCCCCTACGCCGATGGTAAGGGTCAGGAACTGCAAAACCGGCAGAAAACTACCGAATAGCTGCCCACCGCCATAAATCATGAAAATGCAAACCGCCGCCACGGGGGCGAGTGCAAGGAAGAATATCCCGCGCACCTTGTGGCGGATCGGCCCGTAATGCATCAGCATCGCGTAAAACAGGTACATCAGCGCGATGAACACCACGAGTTTGATCAGCAGCACGAAATGGTCGACCGCCGGAAGGCGCTGGTTACGGTCATAAACGCCAAAGACAACGAACAAACCGTGCAGGAAAAGCCCGAAAATTCCAAACGTAATAAGAAAGCGCATCCATGAGGACGCACTAAAGAACCTGCGCCATCCCGATCCGTTGGACCGCGCAACCCGTTCGGCTTTTTTGGCCTTCTTGCGCCGATTTACCAGCTTCATGTCGTCATGCAGCTCGCGCGTCGGTTCTGCGGTTTCAATGCCGATGCCTTGTGGCTTGAAAACCGGTTTATCTTCCATCGCCGGCAATGACCGGTTCTCCCGTTTCCCGAAGGGAAGTTGCACTGCGATAGACCATATCAATCCCTGTGCGTCCTGATAAGCCCAAAGCGACATCCTGACATAAATGGTCAGAATACGATCATGACCGAAGTTTTCATTTCGATATCGACACGATAGTCAAAATTCTTGCTCTCTCCTGACAGTCTCCTGTCAGTAGTAGAGCCGGAAACAGCCAATATATTCCCGCTTTCGGCGATGCCCCACTCGACTTAGCCCGCTGGATCGGGCATTCTGCGGGCCATCAAATCACACGAATGAATGAGCATTAGACGCATGACAGATTCTGCGCCATCCACCGGTAAATCCCCCCGTCGCGTTGTTCTGGTTGACGGATCGGGCTTTATTTTCCGGGCCTTCCATGCCTTGCCTCCGATGACCAGTCCGGATGGTACACCGGTGAATGCGGTGTATGGTTTCTGTACCATGCTGATGAAATTGCGCGAAGATAC is part of the Thalassospira lucentensis genome and harbors:
- a CDS encoding folylpolyglutamate synthase/dihydrofolate synthase family protein, which codes for MTTPRSDAILARLGQLHPKVIDLSLGRITRLLAKLGNPHLNLPPVIHLAGTNGKGSTLAYLRAIYEAAGLRVHTSTSPHLVRFHERIRLAGELITEDVLCDLLEEVEAINDGEQITFFEITQAAAFLAYSRVPADVVLLETGLGGRVDASNVIDKPALTVITPISLDHQGFLGDTIAKIAFEKAGIMKPGVPCVLAPQSLEAFDTLARHANDIGSSLITNFGITAEREDGFTLRITEEEFDLPLPALPGRHQFINAATAITAARYAGIPDVAGPDLAIVARGISQASWPARLQKLFTGPLCDALPEGCELILDGGHNIAAAEVIADWLSRQPKGDTVAIMGMLDNRDPVAFLQPLAPHITSFAGIPIPGDHEVHSADTLRDAAATAGIANAYACETLDDALAVLKNAVAKPKRVLILGSLYLAGVVLENHT
- a CDS encoding zinc-finger domain-containing protein, which gives rise to MKITEEIKVGSLNVACDGGKGHLGHPTVYLNLEEKGEVVCPYCSKKYIFDKSQAEHAAH
- the trpB gene encoding tryptophan synthase subunit beta — protein: MTSAPTALNSYRALPDPDGHFGNFGGRFVAETLMPLILELEQAYKDAKKDPAFQKELDYYLKHYVGRANPLYYAERLTEHLGGAKIYFKREDLNHTGAHKINNCIGQILLAKRMGKTRIIAETGAGQHGVATATVCARFGLPCTVYMGSKDIERQSPNVFRMRLLGAEVKPVKSGSCSLKDAMNEALRDWVTNVEDTFYIIGTAAGPHPYPELVRDFQCVIGNEAKEQILEQEGRLPDQVIAAVGGGSNAIGLFHPFLDDKDIEVVGVEAAGHGIHTGKHAASLSAGKPGVLHGNRTYLLMDDDGQIKEADSISAGLDYPGIGPEHSWLKDIGRARYEPIGDKEALEAFKLCSELEGIIPALECSHAIAQVMKEAPKMGKDKIILMCLSGRGDKDIFTVAEALGVEL
- the trpA gene encoding tryptophan synthase subunit alpha, which encodes MSDAIIGGQDRIAKRFAKLREEGRAGLVTFITAGDPDPEASFEILKALPEAGADVIELGMPFTDPMADGPAIQEASIRALAAGMHMRKTLSLVRGFRDQDHETPIILMGYYNPIYIYGVAEFLEDARNAGVDGLIVVDLPPEEDAELCVPTVEKGLSFIRLTTPTSDDKRLPKLVQNTSGFVYYVSVAGVTGAGSATNDQIVEAMARLRRHTDLPIAVGFGIKNATQAAEVARQADAAVVGSAIVSKIAESLDENGKATDKTASMVTGLVRELADGVRNARN
- a CDS encoding ABC transporter ATP-binding protein, whose amino-acid sequence is MTAMPDYAIEVEGLTKLYKGANGEKLALDNVSLKIPRGSFFALLGPNGAGKSTFINILAGLVTKTSGTAKIWGHDIETEMRAARCSIGIVPQELNLDAFFTPRQAMELQAGLYGVPKPERRTDEILAALGLSDKADSYSRSLSGGMRRRLLVGKAMVHMPPVLVLDEPTAGVDIELRQQLWAYVKELNKAGVTIVLTTHYLEEAEELCDEIAIINKGNVIAHEDKRSLLRRIDHKTLVLTVKNELNAVPEELTPWGAELKAANQIALNYRPSNTQMAEILNAIQGCGLAITDLSTEEGDLEDIFLMLTRDNDKARAGKAA
- the accD gene encoding acetyl-CoA carboxylase, carboxyltransferase subunit beta, whose product is MSWLTEFVRPKIQKLVRRTDVPENLWHKCPSCEQMIFHRDLAKNKHVCQHCGHHMRISAKDRLELLFDEGKYQLIELPSVPVDPLKFRDQKKYTDRLKAAQAKATYKDALAVAHGDVGGHATVVAVFDFSFMGGSMGTAVGEGIVAAAELATVQDAALIIVPASGGARMQEGILSLMQMARTTAAIEKVKEKGLPYFVLLTDPTTGGVSASFAMLGDIQIAEPGAQIGFAGRRVIENTIREKLPDDFQTAEYLLEHGMVDMVVPRGELNETIGHLIDMIRRTKPGAAIVPIKDAKKKPAKKAETEGDNAKK
- a CDS encoding alpha/beta hydrolase, encoding MSKTLLRFVGLGFSFFLVACAPTVIPAGDPVGSVKITQNAFIASDGESLPLQHWGPVGDPDAVILGLHGFGDYANAFDEAGTTLASDNIALFAYDQRGFGRTATRPFWSGIQSLVNDAADMLVTLRTQYPGRPVYLMGDSMGGAVAIVTAASRPWWMDGVILVAPAVWNRDMMPWYQTAPLSVISHSLPWLPLSGQGLDIWPSDNIEMLRRLSRDPHMMKSARVDMVAGLADLMDLAHQRAGEIDIPTLLLSGEQDQVIPPEATGAIAKDIRASNPDRSVVCLFPDGYHMLLRDLNGPTVIGDIRRWIKGGAAARDFSCTLN